The DNA window GTTCGAGGCGAAGACGCCCGAGCAGGGCGAGATCTCGCCCCTCGCCGAGCGGCTCTTTTCCGTCCCGGGCGTGACCGGCGTGTTCTTCGGCTATGACTTCGTCACCGTCACAAAGGCGGACGGCGAGTGGCAGCACCTGAAGCCGGCAATCCTCGGTGCGATCATGGAGCATTTCATGACCGGCGCGCCGCTCTTCGCCAACGGCTATGGCGCCACGGACGAGGACGGCGAGGAATTCTTCGACGATGCCGATGCGGCCACGGTCGAGACCATCAAGGAGCTGCTCGAAACCCGCATCCGCCCGGCGGTGGCGGGCGACGGCGGCGACATCACCTTCCGCGGCTTCAAGGACGGCACCGTGTACCTCGTCATGAAGGGCGCCTGCTCGGGCTGCCCGTCCTCGACCGCCACCCTGCGCCACGGCATCCAGAACCTGCTGCGCCATTTCCTGCCGGACGTGCGCGAGGTGCAGGCCGTCTGATCGGACCTTCGGAATTCAGCTCTCGAAGCGCGGCTGCCCTGGCCGCGCTTTTTCTTTGGAGCCTCCCGTTGCCCGCCCTGCCCGATTCCGCTCTCGACCGGCTCTTCCGCCACGCCCGCACCCATCGCTGGTGGCAGGACCGTCCGATCCCGGACGAGACCCTGCGTGCGGTCGCCGATCTCGCGAAGCTTGGCCCGACGAGCGCCAATTTCTCGCCCGGCCGCTCCGCCCGCGAGGAGTTCTGCGCCATCGCGTGATGCGCAACGGCGATAAACCGGCAAGAAACTGGCAAGAAACCGGGTTCCCTCCTCTCCGACTCATGCTCTAAAGCATCGGACCCAAAAGTGGACTTGCACTTTTGGGATGAATCCGATGCTTTCTTCTTGAACGAGAGCATCGGTCAACACGGAAAACCGGATCCACTTTTCCGTCCGATGCTCTAAAGAATGGCGCAGACCTGACGGAGACGAAAGTTGCGCGTCCTTGCTATCGATACCGCCCTCGGCGCCTGCTCGGCCTGCATCGTGGAAGCCGGGCAACTTGTGCCGCTGGCCGCCGAGACCATCCCCATGGACCGCGGCCATGCCGAGGCCCTGATGCCGCTGCTCGACCGGCTCTCGGCCCAGGTCGAGGGCGGCTTCGAAAGCTTGGACCGGGTCGCCGTCACGGTCGGGCCCGGCAGCTATACGGGCCTTCGGGTCGGCATCGCGGCCGCCCGCGGCATCGGCTTGGCGGCCGGCATTCCCGTCGTGGGGGTCGCGACCCTGTCGGCCTTCCTGGCGCCCCTGATGGTGGGCGACCGGCGCGGGCTCTTCACCGCGGCGATCGACGCCAAGCACGGCCACATCTACATCCAGGCGATCGCCCCGGGCGGGCGTACGATCATCCCGCCGGGCCTCATGACCTACCGCGATGCGATCCGGCTGCTCGGATCCGGCCCGATCCTGGTCGCCGGTTCCGCATCGGCCATGCTGGCGGCCGAAGCCCGCGCCCAGGGAGTCGAGGCGCATATCAACGACATCGCGGGCTTTCCCGACATCGCCTGGGTGGCCCGCCTCGGCGCGCTGGCCGACCCGAACCAGGCCCTGCCCAAGCCCCTCTACCTGCGCGAGCCCGACGCCAAGCCGCAGGACGGGGCCCGTATCGCGAGACAGTGAGAATTCTCGCGATGAGCATTCTCGACCGCTTCATCCATCCACCGGCCCCGCGCATCGAACCCGTCGGGACCGAGGCGGCCGCCCGTCTGGCGGCGATCCACGCCTCGGCCTTCGCCCGCGGCTGGAGCACGCTCGATTTCGAGCGCCTGCTCGGTGAGCGCGGAGTCGTGGCGGACGGCCTCTTCCTCGGGCGCACGGCCAAACCGGTGGGCTTCACCCTGTCGCGGATCGTGCTCGACGAGGCGGAGATCATCACGGTGGCGATCGCCGCGGAGGCGCGCGGCAAGGGCCACGCCCGCCCGCTCCTCTCCCGCCACCTCGACGAGCTCGCGCGCCGGGGCGTGGCCCGCGTGCATCTGGAGGTCGAGGACGGCAACGCGCCGGCCCTGGCCGCCTACCGTCGCCTGGGCTTTCGAGACATCGGACGGCGGGACGGCTATTATCAGAAGGCCGATGGAACGAGGGTGGCCGCGCTTACCATGGCCCTGGACCTATAGCCCGCTTCGCGTCCCTCGCTTATAAGCCTCCGCAAGGAGTCACTCGAGCCTTGGTCACACGCAACAGCACATCCGCCAAAACGCGCCGGTCGGACGCCATCGAGCGTGCCTGCCGCGACAAGGGCCTGCGGATGACCGGCCAGCGCCGGATCATCGCGCAGATCCTCGATTCGGCCGCCGACCACCCGGACGTGGTGGAGCTGCACCGGCGCGCCGCCGAGGTGGACGACCGCATCTCCCTGTCCACGGTCTACCGTACGGTGAAACTCTTCGAGACGGAGGGCATTCTCGAGCGGCTCGATTTCCGCGACGGACGCTCGCGCTACGAGCAGGCCGCGCGGGAGCACCACGATCACCTCATCAATCTCGAGACCGGCGACGTGATCGAGTTCCGCTCGGAGGAGATCGAGGCGCTGCAGAACGAGATCGCCAAGCGGCTCGGCTACAGGGTCGTCTATCACCGGCTCGAGCTCTATGCGGTGCCGCTCGACAAGGACGATGCGTGACGAAACCCAGCGTCGTCTTCAGGCTCCTGCTGCTCGGCCTGTGCAGCCTCGTGCTCGTACCCTGGCAGATGCTGGCTCTGCGCTTCGGATGGTCGTCGATGCTGCACCGGCTGCCGGTGTGGTTTCACCGGGCACTGTTGAAGATCTTCAACGTGCGCGTCATCGAGCGGGGAACGCCGCCGACCGATGCGCCGACCATCGTCCTGTCGAACCACGTCTCCTGGCTCGACATTCCAGTGATCGGATCGCTCCATCCCCTCTCCTTCATCGCCAAATCCGAGATC is part of the Microvirga terrae genome and encodes:
- a CDS encoding NifU family protein; the encoded protein is MFIQTEATPNPATLKFLPGRVVMPEGTFEAKTPEQGEISPLAERLFSVPGVTGVFFGYDFVTVTKADGEWQHLKPAILGAIMEHFMTGAPLFANGYGATDEDGEEFFDDADAATVETIKELLETRIRPAVAGDGGDITFRGFKDGTVYLVMKGACSGCPSSTATLRHGIQNLLRHFLPDVREVQAV
- the tsaB gene encoding tRNA (adenosine(37)-N6)-threonylcarbamoyltransferase complex dimerization subunit type 1 TsaB, giving the protein MRVLAIDTALGACSACIVEAGQLVPLAAETIPMDRGHAEALMPLLDRLSAQVEGGFESLDRVAVTVGPGSYTGLRVGIAAARGIGLAAGIPVVGVATLSAFLAPLMVGDRRGLFTAAIDAKHGHIYIQAIAPGGRTIIPPGLMTYRDAIRLLGSGPILVAGSASAMLAAEARAQGVEAHINDIAGFPDIAWVARLGALADPNQALPKPLYLREPDAKPQDGARIARQ
- a CDS encoding GNAT family N-acetyltransferase; protein product: MSILDRFIHPPAPRIEPVGTEAAARLAAIHASAFARGWSTLDFERLLGERGVVADGLFLGRTAKPVGFTLSRIVLDEAEIITVAIAAEARGKGHARPLLSRHLDELARRGVARVHLEVEDGNAPALAAYRRLGFRDIGRRDGYYQKADGTRVAALTMALDL
- a CDS encoding Fur family transcriptional regulator, whose protein sequence is MVTRNSTSAKTRRSDAIERACRDKGLRMTGQRRIIAQILDSAADHPDVVELHRRAAEVDDRISLSTVYRTVKLFETEGILERLDFRDGRSRYEQAAREHHDHLINLETGDVIEFRSEEIEALQNEIAKRLGYRVVYHRLELYAVPLDKDDA